The Anastrepha ludens isolate Willacy chromosome 2, idAnaLude1.1, whole genome shotgun sequence genome contains a region encoding:
- the LOC128860545 gene encoding trypsin alpha-3-like — protein sequence MRRSIFWLAAIAVSISTINTAKASRREDNSPEAAHVSLRIIGGHPVSIANYSYLVSMRIWGLHFCGGSIISKRVVLTAAHCFKYEKNARKYSIQYGVTQIGGTKNIIHASRLRKHPKFKHTDSDYDVGLIFLVHAIPLGVHAHSIALATRLPKTGSPANIAGWGTIEEDGNELQHLQAVIVHTLARAECSTNYKDYIKITPRMLCAGEPIDGRDTCAGDSGGPLVVGGVQAGIVSFGTGCGHKEYPGVYTNVAALHSWIEKNIK from the coding sequence ATGCGCCGCAGTATATTTTGGCTCGCTGCGATCGCCGTCTCTATAAGTACAATCAACACCGCTAAAGCCAGTCGTAGGGAAGATAACTCGCCCGAAGCAGCTCACGTGTCATTGCGCATTATCGGTGGTCATCCGGTGTCGATCGCAAACTATTCCTATCTGGTATCGATGCGAATATGGGGCTTACATTTTTGTGGCGGCAGCATAATAAGTAAACGAGTTGTATTGACCGCCGCGCATTGTTTCAAATATGAGAAGAATGCACGCAAGTACAGCATTCAGTATGGCGTCACACAAATTGGGGGCACAAAAAATATCATTCACGCCTCAAGGTTGCGAAAGCACCCCAAATTCAAACATACCGATTCGGACTACGATGTCGGTTTGATATTCCTCGTCCATGCCATACCGCTTGGTGTTCACGCGCATTCCATTGCGCTCGCTACCCGTCTACCAAAAACTGGTAGCCCAGCCAACATCGCGGGCTGGGGCACAATCGAGGAAGATGGCAATGAACTACAGCATTTGCAAGCTGTCATCGTGCATACACTCGCTCGTGCGGAATGTTCCACAAATTACAAGGACTATATTAAAATAACCCCACGAATGCTGTGCGCTGGCGAGCCTATTGACGGCAGAGATACCTGCGCAGGTGACTCTGGTGGCCCGCTGGTGGTGGGTGGTGTGCAAGCGGGTATAGTCTCGTTTGGCACAGGCTGTGGACATAAGGAGTATCCGGGTGTTTATACTAATGTAGCCGCTCTTCACAGTTGGATCGAGAAGAATATCAAGTGA